The nucleotide sequence GAACCATGTCACGATCGCCGTTGAGCTTAGCATCGGTATGGGAAATCTTAACATCGAGTAATTTTTGACCTTTATCTTTATAGTATTGAAGCTCTTCTAGTACTGCTGAGTCTTGCTCGATTTTATCGCCCACTAAAACCTTATTGCCATTAGCATCTTTTACTAGCAGATTTACAGGAACTAAGTCGTAGCTGACTAAGTCGAGCTTGCCATCTTTCATTTCAAAATCAGCGCGGCCAACATACTTGCCCCATTCATGAGCTTGCATGATCCAAGTTCCATTTTGCTGATCTGGGCGGCAATCATTGCCCGGTTTGAAATCTGCATAGTTCTTGTTATCTGGCTCCATACACACAGGGTTTTGTGAGTGACCACCAATAATGGCCTGCAGCTTACCTTCCGCCACTGAGCGCGCCAGTAACACATCACCAGGGGCTTCAGTGCCATGGTTGCCATCGGCATAGTGACCCATGTGAGTGGTGGCAAACACTAAGTCCACTTTTTCATTAGCTTCAATTTCTTTGAGGGTCTTTTGAATTTCTATCTTTGGATCGGCAAAATGAATCGTGGCGATATTACTTGGATTCACCAAATGGGCCGTATCTTTAGTGGTTAAACCAATCACTGCGATTTTTAAGCCGTTAACATCAAAGACGCGGTAAGCATCAAACAGGCGCTCACCCGTTGGCTGGCCTTGATTATCTCTAAGGTAAATATTAGCGGCAAGCATAGGGAATTTAGCTAATTGTGCCTGCATATCTAAGATATCTAAGGAATTATCAAATTCATGATTACCGACGGCCATAGCATCATAACCAATCAGGTTCATACCGATAAAATCAGGCACAGCATTTTGCATGTCTGATTCTGGTACGCCGGTATTAATATCACCGCCAGAGAGCAGTAATACTTCACCGCCATTACGTTGTACTTCATTCCGAATTTGATCGATTAGGGTTTTACGGGCAGCCATGCCGTATTCACCATCTTCGTTTTGCCAGAAACGACCATGGTTATCGTTGGTATGTAAAATGGTGAAACGGGTACAATTTTCACCACAACTGGTGTTGCTATTATCATCATTGTCATTACAACCGACTAATGCCGAGAGAACAGCAGCAGCAACCAAGCCTTTAACTAAAATGTGACTCATTTTATCAACCTCATCGTTTTATTTTAATAATTACTTATATACATGCGGTTTAACGAGGCGATATTAGCTTGTTGATGGTGTAATGATATAAGTTTTTTGATGATGGATGTCTCATTTCATTAATCTATTGGCAGTAAATTAC is from Shewanella sp. SNU WT4 and encodes:
- the ushA gene encoding bifunctional UDP-sugar hydrolase/5'-nucleotidase UshA; this encodes MSHILVKGLVAAAVLSALVGCNDNDDNSNTSCGENCTRFTILHTNDNHGRFWQNEDGEYGMAARKTLIDQIRNEVQRNGGEVLLLSGGDINTGVPESDMQNAVPDFIGMNLIGYDAMAVGNHEFDNSLDILDMQAQLAKFPMLAANIYLRDNQGQPTGERLFDAYRVFDVNGLKIAVIGLTTKDTAHLVNPSNIATIHFADPKIEIQKTLKEIEANEKVDLVFATTHMGHYADGNHGTEAPGDVLLARSVAEGKLQAIIGGHSQNPVCMEPDNKNYADFKPGNDCRPDQQNGTWIMQAHEWGKYVGRADFEMKDGKLDLVSYDLVPVNLLVKDANGNKVLVGDKIEQDSAVLEELQYYKDKGQKLLDVKISHTDAKLNGDRDMVRSQQTNLGWLLGEAYRSYHLVDADFGVMNSGGIRASIEAGDIAYRDVLTVQPFGNFVTKATMTGAEVAKYLGEVGTKTGGAYAQLKNISVTIYCDSKTADISEINGKTFSPTETYSFSIISFSADGGDGYPKIDVLDTQQTDAAVLRDYFEKNPNIIAADFEPIPGKVAHVKSGVTVNNCGVK